The DNA sequence GCGACGATAGACAGCCACGACCGAACCCGCCGACGAGTGAGAAAATCGAGCAGGCAACCAAGCAGGCCGCCGTAGACCCCGACGCAAACACAACGGCCGAACACTCACACAGCGAGAGCGATAGTGGGGAGGATAGTGGGGATGGCGAGGACAGCGGTGGGTTGTTTGACCGGCTTTAGCAGTAGTTGCCAATACGGTTTCTTTATTCAGAGTGAGAGCTGAAACAGCCGATTAGTACAGCGATAGAGTTTAAGAATAGTGGTGAGATGAAGGTCATAAGATGGTTGTTGGAACAATTGTCGGTATCGGCTTTATTCTAGGGATATTGCTAACCCCTTTTGTACTGTACATGGCTATTGAAACCGGCAAAAACGAGAAGAGAATGAGTGAGGAGAAGGATTACGACGATTGGGAATGACAATGGCTCTCTCGATCTGCCCGTCACTACGCTTCACAAATCTGTCCCCAATCCGTGATACATTCGCATTCCCACTTACCGATTCAGCCGCCTCAGTTTTAGAACCCGTTCTGAATAAAGAAACCGCGCTAGCAACTACTGTTAGCGGTCTGCGAGCCGGTCGAGGTCTTCGAGGTACTGGTCAGTTAACTGTTGGAGGCGCTGTTCTGTGTCGTCACCGTGTTCCTCGATGAGGAAGGCAAGGACTGCGAGCAGGCCCGCCCGTGTAGAGTCGATATCCGCGCGGATCGGCTCCTCGAAGACTGCATCCTCTTTTAAATCCTCTACCTGCATCGCAAGCGATCCGATCTGCTCTTGAAGTCCATCAAGCTCGTCGGCCAGATCACCAGCCACTTCGATATTACCGTCCGTCGAGGCTTCCGCGTCGAGGTCCTGAACAGTCGACTGGAGCGCATCCATCTGTTCTTCAAGCCGACTGAGGCGGTCACCAAGCCCAGCGTCTCCAGATTGGGATTCGAGGTCCGCTACGAGGTCACGGCCCGCCTCAGTCAACCAGAGTTCCTTCGGCGGAACCTTCCCCGGATTCTCCCCCGCTGGCTGGTGGGTGTCGACGAGGCCGAAGGGCTGCAAATACTCGTTGAGTCGATAGTGAATCTGCGGGCGGTCGATGCCCGTCGCCTCAATGAGGTCCGGCGTGGTGATAGTTGAGGTCTCTGCGTCGAGGTCTGCAAGCGCACTGAGGATATCCCGTGATTTCAGGTCGAGTTTTTCGAGGATTTCACTGGGTGGTTGGTCTGCCATTGGAACTATCATCTACCCGTACCGTAAAAAGAGTTAACGACAATTGACCGTCTATAATCTAGCCGTAGATAGAATAACGGCTAAATTTGATGGTTGAATTTGACGGCAATTGACGGCCACTACCGCGCCGCGTCAGTAACAGCCTGATTTGACCCCCAGTTCAGGTGTAGAGTGTGGATACCCGAGTGAGCGAGTGAGGATTGAGTTAGAGGTTTCTCAGGCTAGTGAGGGGTTCCAGTAGAGCGAGGAGTATTGAGGGAGTCCAGGTGTGGCTCCGAGGAGAGGTGTCCAGCAGCGCCGTGAACAGGTTAGAATAGAGCGACGAAGTCTGGGGTGTCCACTGGGAGAAACCTCGAGGAGTAACTGGTGAGAGCGAGATGAAGCTAGCAGCGCCGGGAAGATATAGACAGGAACAGGAAGGCGAGTGCCAGACAGAAGATGAGGATGAGGATGAGGATGAGGATGAGTGAGGCTGGCAGCAGCGGCGTCGACGATCTCCGAGGAGGAGTCCCCGGACTAGGAGTGGCTTCTGAGAAGCGAGGTCACTACAGCGATACACCAGAGGGTCTGCGTGGAGGCCGACAGCGGCGGCCTGGTCTCGACGACCAGTCCGGGGGTCCAGTCCAGCACTAGCTTCTCTGCGGCGGCCACTACAGCACTCTCACTGGAGCCAACAGCACAGCGTGGTCCCGGGGGGTCCAGTTCAGTACCAGCGTCCCGAGGGAGGACAGCGTCGGCTCCCCAGCTCTAGGAGGGCAACAGCAGCGTCCAGTCCCCGGGGGGTCCAGTTCTCTCCCGAATCTCGACGTCCATCACGAACTCCCCACTCCGGGTATCCAGCCAGTAACAGCACCACTGGGGGTCGAATCCAGCACTCAGACAACTGAAATCCGACCGAAGCGACCGACAGCACCGTCCCGACAGCACAACACAGCACAGCACCGCACCGCTCTTCCTCGACGACCCACACAGCATTACACCGCTCTTCTTCGACACCCCACCACCCATCTTCCTCTCCACCGCACCGGACAGCCTGCCCGGTCCCCACCGCCCACCGGACACCCAGCCCGGCCGATACACCCCGGATTTCCCCAGTTCCCACACCACCGAACCCCCAGCCCACAGACTCACCCCCGGAACCCCAGCAGTCACCAGCCACCTGGACCCCCAGTCATCGCGACAACACTCCCTGCCTCCCCAGCATTACTGCCAGCATCGACCCCTCAGTTTCAACACGAACCCCCGCCCGGCCAAACGCGGCCAGCAGGACGTCGCCGCCGAACGCGGCCACCACCCGCCCCCGAACGCGGTCGCCGGCCGCGGCCGCGAACGCTCGTCGTGACGGTGGCGGAACGCGAGTGGAGAAACCCCTCGGGGGTAGGGCGTCGGTCGAGGCCGTCCGCGCGACCCTCCAAACGCTGGCGCTTGAACGCGCTGGCCAGAAAACCATCACTTTCCCTGCAGACGAGTAACAGGGGATTGGGCCCGCCGGTGACGTCGACGAGGAAACGCGGGGAGTTCTGGTTTGGCCCCGAGTATGTGAGTGTTCCGCACAGAAGCGGTAAAGCACTTATCGAATATTCTACGATAAATACATATGTTTGATATTATAGGATTCCAGCGCGATTTGCTGTTCGTCATCGCCGGCCTCGATACGCCACACGGCACGACAATTAGTGACGAGCTCGATGAGGCGCATGGTCCAGACATCAATCCGGGACAGCTCTATCCGAATCTGGACAAGCTCGCGGACGAAGGATACCAGTTGTTGCAAATACGATT is a window from the Halobacterium hubeiense genome containing:
- a CDS encoding PadR family transcriptional regulator; this translates as MFDIIGFQRDLLFVIAGLDTPHGTTISDELDEAHGPDINPGQLYPNLDKLADEGYQLLQIRFLYSACGAIFSCRFSRHT